In Ammoniphilus sp. CFH 90114, a genomic segment contains:
- a CDS encoding methyl-accepting chemotaxis protein has translation MKITIRLKLLLISLLLLCVPSFIVGLISYQSAENNLNELGSIGLKNDVRLTIEMIGALQKQVDEGVISLEEAQEQVKIAILGEKQEGGKRPINKRIDVGENGYLFIIDEEGTQIAHPSIEGQNSWGIQTEDGRFFVQELVSKAQGGGGFTYYDWPLPDQPDELAPKITYTEQDPHWNWIIAAGSYMMDFNSGADSILKILLTTISISLVVGLIIIYWFSQHLSNPIRSVVEQVRRVSNGDLTVEPLVSQTRDELGSLVQDFNQMTLNLKNLIQLVHGNAVQVAAASEELSASADQTNQATEHIAYTMQEVATGAESQVHSVQQSVSVIRQMADQAEQISTSTQIVQDATTYASGKAEEGSSSVVVAIHQIHSISDTVSGLAREVKGLGDRSVEISEIVKVITDIASQTNLLALNAAIEAARAGEHGRGFAVVADEVRKLAEQSAQSAQQITELIYVIQTDTKSAVDSMNQATKEVEQGIQIVSETGESFNQIQSAVENVVKHVSEVIVAAKQLNEGSSRVVESIQAISNIAEETALGTQTVSASTEEQLASMEEISSSSTFLSKMAEELQATVGRFKV, from the coding sequence GTGAAGATAACGATTAGACTGAAACTACTCTTGATTTCATTACTGTTGCTCTGTGTTCCGAGTTTTATTGTTGGACTGATTAGTTATCAATCAGCTGAAAATAATTTGAATGAGCTTGGTTCTATCGGATTGAAAAATGATGTTCGATTAACGATAGAGATGATAGGCGCATTACAAAAACAAGTCGATGAAGGTGTCATTTCTTTAGAGGAGGCACAAGAGCAAGTAAAAATAGCGATTCTAGGAGAAAAACAGGAGGGTGGAAAGAGGCCGATTAATAAGCGGATCGATGTTGGGGAAAATGGTTATCTGTTTATTATCGACGAAGAAGGTACTCAAATAGCTCATCCAAGTATTGAAGGTCAGAATTCTTGGGGTATACAAACGGAAGACGGAAGATTCTTTGTACAAGAATTGGTAAGTAAAGCTCAAGGTGGAGGAGGATTTACCTACTACGATTGGCCACTTCCCGATCAACCGGATGAGTTGGCACCCAAAATAACGTATACGGAACAAGATCCACACTGGAATTGGATTATTGCTGCTGGGTCCTATATGATGGACTTTAATTCAGGAGCAGATAGCATTTTAAAAATCCTATTAACGACGATCTCCATTTCATTGGTTGTTGGACTCATTATTATTTACTGGTTTTCCCAACATCTATCTAATCCTATTCGTTCGGTTGTTGAACAGGTTCGACGCGTCTCGAACGGAGACCTTACTGTAGAGCCGTTAGTATCACAGACCCGGGATGAATTGGGTTCCTTAGTTCAAGATTTTAATCAAATGACCTTAAATTTAAAGAATCTCATCCAGCTTGTTCATGGGAATGCGGTTCAGGTTGCCGCGGCTTCCGAAGAATTATCGGCTAGTGCAGATCAAACCAATCAGGCAACTGAACATATTGCTTACACGATGCAGGAAGTAGCCACAGGGGCGGAGAGTCAAGTGCATAGCGTTCAGCAAAGTGTTTCTGTTATTCGGCAGATGGCGGATCAAGCGGAGCAGATTTCTACTAGTACCCAGATTGTACAGGATGCAACCACTTATGCATCGGGTAAGGCGGAAGAAGGAAGTAGTTCTGTGGTAGTGGCCATCCATCAAATTCATTCGATCAGTGATACCGTATCAGGGTTAGCACGAGAAGTGAAGGGGCTTGGGGATCGATCTGTAGAAATTAGTGAGATTGTAAAAGTGATTACGGACATCGCCAGTCAAACCAACCTGTTGGCGTTGAATGCAGCCATAGAAGCTGCACGGGCAGGGGAACACGGAAGAGGGTTTGCCGTGGTAGCGGATGAGGTGAGAAAACTAGCAGAGCAATCCGCCCAATCAGCACAACAGATTACGGAACTGATTTATGTCATTCAAACTGATACGAAGTCTGCCGTGGATTCTATGAATCAAGCAACAAAAGAAGTGGAACAAGGGATCCAAATCGTTAGTGAAACGGGAGAATCGTTTAACCAAATTCAATCAGCAGTGGAAAACGTAGTGAAGCATGTGTCGGAGGTTATTGTTGCTGCCAAGCAATTGAACGAAGGAAGCAGTCGGGTTGTGGAATCGATTCAAGCGATCTCGAACATTGCAGAAGAAACGGCTTTAGGTACCCAGACAGTATCTGCTTCAACGGAAGAGCAATTGGCATCGATGGAAGAAATCTCATCTTCGTCTACTTTCCTATCAAAAATGGCCGAAGAGCTTCAAGCGACAGTTGGACGGTTTAAGGTGTAA
- a CDS encoding EAL domain-containing protein, which produces MGKLKIHIIVPLTIIGMAYLFSDSLYAMFGMKNYTSIHMILELMSIVVSFTIAIQAWMIFPHTLSNHRLVMGGLFLAIGILDLLHTISYKGMPFFFSEGSVQKATWFWIVARSTSALFFIIVLLPEKVVRPRIRYYVYLLFIAYAIVWACVIIIGSEKLPILVMDGIGTTLLKNMIEYVIISLHLITLWFVVRFSREKNENIPIFTIALFYLIFAEFMFTQYIHVYDIKNFIGHLFKVAGYYYLLHSIYISSVEEPYKAQKETEAIMKHMAYHDELTGLPNLRYFKEKLAEVIMKGDVNALHAVVMLNIARFGFINDSLGYSMGDKLLQKVADRLVVSLPKDVFISRMSTNQFILYVTHKHDLQEISSRIIESFSQPLQIEHLDITIQVRMGIAHYSKEVNNMELLIQSSHTAMNEAKRQNKEFIYYHSLMNEKSYERLILESDLHKALDEGQFSLVYQPQIHSHTGKIIAVEALIRWQHPTMGMVTPNKFISILEETGLIIPVGEWVLRTACKQLKAWHNDGHSLGISVNLSVRQFYHVDLLKTIENILKETNLDPSILELEITESMTMDINHAKDILRKLKELGVRISIDDFGTGYSSLSYLKELAIDRLKIDQSFVRGVSTNENDEMIVSTIISMTKHMKIEAVAEGVENLDHLLALKQKECLHLQGYLFSRPLDAATFSQCFDEIQNKAENYTKVHVQIQ; this is translated from the coding sequence ATGGGGAAATTAAAAATACATATCATCGTTCCTTTAACTATCATTGGCATGGCCTATCTATTTAGCGACTCTCTTTATGCTATGTTTGGCATGAAGAATTATACTTCTATCCACATGATTTTAGAATTAATGAGTATAGTAGTATCTTTTACGATCGCGATCCAAGCCTGGATGATCTTCCCTCATACGTTATCGAACCATCGGTTAGTTATGGGGGGCCTTTTTTTAGCGATAGGTATTCTAGACTTATTGCATACGATTAGTTACAAAGGAATGCCCTTCTTTTTCTCGGAGGGTTCCGTTCAAAAAGCAACTTGGTTCTGGATTGTTGCGAGATCAACGAGCGCCTTATTCTTTATAATTGTTTTATTGCCGGAAAAGGTGGTGCGTCCAAGGATAAGGTATTACGTGTATTTGCTCTTTATCGCCTACGCGATTGTCTGGGCCTGTGTCATTATCATTGGTTCTGAAAAGTTACCTATTCTAGTCATGGATGGGATTGGGACTACACTGCTAAAGAATATGATAGAGTATGTGATCATTAGTCTACATCTCATTACCTTATGGTTTGTCGTGCGATTCTCTAGAGAAAAAAATGAAAATATACCAATATTTACGATAGCTTTGTTTTATCTTATTTTTGCTGAGTTCATGTTTACACAGTACATACATGTCTATGATATCAAGAATTTCATTGGTCATCTTTTTAAGGTGGCAGGATACTATTATTTATTGCATTCAATCTATATCTCTTCGGTAGAAGAACCTTATAAGGCCCAAAAAGAGACAGAAGCGATCATGAAGCATATGGCCTATCATGATGAATTAACGGGATTGCCTAACCTGCGATATTTTAAGGAAAAGTTGGCGGAGGTTATTATGAAAGGAGATGTGAATGCTCTACATGCCGTTGTCATGTTAAATATTGCACGGTTTGGGTTTATTAATGATTCATTGGGTTACAGTATGGGAGACAAGCTCCTCCAGAAGGTAGCGGACCGTCTTGTCGTGTCGTTGCCAAAGGATGTATTTATTTCTAGAATGTCTACTAATCAATTCATCCTTTATGTTACCCATAAGCATGATCTTCAGGAGATTTCTAGTAGAATTATAGAAAGTTTCTCTCAGCCATTGCAAATAGAACACCTTGATATCACCATCCAAGTTAGAATGGGGATTGCCCACTATTCTAAGGAAGTCAACAATATGGAACTTTTAATACAAAGCTCCCATACTGCAATGAATGAAGCGAAAAGACAAAATAAAGAATTTATCTATTATCATTCACTCATGAATGAAAAATCATATGAAAGATTAATATTAGAAAGTGATCTCCATAAAGCATTAGATGAGGGCCAGTTTTCTTTAGTGTATCAACCACAGATTCACTCTCACACTGGGAAAATTATTGCGGTAGAAGCGCTCATCCGTTGGCAACATCCAACCATGGGAATGGTGACACCCAACAAATTCATCTCGATTTTAGAGGAAACCGGTTTGATTATTCCGGTTGGAGAATGGGTGCTTCGAACCGCATGTAAGCAGTTAAAAGCTTGGCACAACGATGGACATTCTCTTGGTATATCTGTGAACTTGTCTGTCAGACAGTTTTATCACGTTGATTTACTAAAAACGATCGAAAATATATTGAAAGAAACCAACCTAGATCCTTCCATTTTGGAGTTAGAAATTACGGAAAGTATGACGATGGATATTAATCATGCTAAGGATATCTTAAGGAAACTTAAAGAGTTGGGAGTAAGGATAAGTATTGATGATTTTGGAACGGGATATTCCTCTCTAAGCTACCTAAAAGAGTTAGCGATAGATCGGTTAAAAATTGATCAATCGTTTGTCCGCGGTGTCTCCACGAATGAAAATGATGAAATGATTGTATCAACGATTATTTCTATGACGAAGCATATGAAGATAGAAGCAGTAGCTGAAGGTGTAGAAAATCTGGATCACCTTCTAGCCCTAAAGCAAAAGGAGTGCCTTCATTTGCAAGGATATCTTTTTAGTCGTCCACTAGACGCAGCGACCTTCTCTCAATGCTTTGATGAAATTCAAAATAAAGCGGAGAACTATACGAAAGTTCATGTCCAAATCCAATAA
- a CDS encoding ABC transporter ATP-binding protein, whose product MSIIHVQNVNYRRDGRDILTDISWKMEEGQHWAFIGLNGAGKTTLLKMINGYIWPVAGTEASIEVLGKTFGSVDLRELRKSIGWVSSSLADSLSPSHTVSQLVISGKFATLGIYDEVTEQDEAKAASIMEDMGIQHLTDRPFGVCSQGERQKVLISRALMASPRLLILDEPCTGLDIYSREKLLAAIEKLGVNGPSMIYVTHHIEEVCSVFTHALVIHDGRIIAAGPKEEVISDEILSRGLGLPLEVQWKLGRAWVQLKEGIPL is encoded by the coding sequence ATGAGTATCATTCACGTGCAAAATGTCAATTATCGCAGAGATGGTCGTGATATTTTAACAGATATTTCCTGGAAAATGGAAGAGGGTCAACATTGGGCCTTCATCGGCCTGAATGGTGCAGGAAAAACGACCCTGCTGAAGATGATCAACGGATATATATGGCCCGTGGCTGGAACGGAAGCGTCTATTGAGGTGTTAGGAAAAACGTTTGGATCGGTTGATCTGAGGGAACTTCGAAAATCGATCGGTTGGGTAAGTAGTTCCCTTGCCGACAGCCTATCTCCTTCCCATACGGTTTCACAGCTTGTCATCAGCGGGAAATTCGCGACACTTGGCATTTATGACGAGGTTACAGAACAAGACGAAGCGAAAGCCGCATCCATCATGGAGGATATGGGAATTCAACATCTGACCGATCGACCTTTTGGGGTATGTTCTCAGGGCGAAAGGCAAAAAGTGCTGATCTCGAGAGCCTTGATGGCCTCTCCCCGATTGCTTATCCTTGACGAGCCTTGTACGGGGCTCGATATTTATTCACGAGAGAAGCTGCTGGCTGCTATAGAAAAACTAGGCGTAAACGGACCTTCCATGATCTATGTCACGCACCATATTGAGGAGGTTTGCTCCGTCTTTACCCATGCCTTGGTCATTCATGACGGAAGAATCATTGCGGCTGGGCCGAAGGAAGAAGTGATATCAGATGAAATCCTTTCAAGAGGATTGGGCCTCCCCCTTGAGGTGCAGTGGAAGCTGGGTCGCGCTTGGGTGCAATTAAAGGAAGGTATCCCTTTATAA
- a CDS encoding alpha/beta-type small acid-soluble spore protein yields MKGQMWDQFKNETAAELGVPNYDGIDKGLLPSRVNGMVGGMMVRKMINLAEEVMANQGLNETMMNDHSVSYEDQNRVTQTLQQAQVIPAYQMPPQESFDQQQLH; encoded by the coding sequence ATGAAGGGTCAAATGTGGGATCAGTTTAAAAACGAAACCGCTGCCGAATTAGGAGTACCGAATTATGATGGGATAGACAAAGGTCTTTTACCTTCTCGCGTCAACGGAATGGTTGGTGGAATGATGGTAAGGAAAATGATTAATCTTGCAGAAGAAGTGATGGCTAATCAAGGACTCAACGAAACTATGATGAATGATCATTCGGTTTCTTACGAAGATCAAAATCGTGTGACACAAACACTGCAACAGGCACAGGTCATACCCGCCTACCAAATGCCGCCGCAAGAATCCTTTGACCAGCAACAACTGCATTAA
- a CDS encoding FadR/GntR family transcriptional regulator has protein sequence MSKTVTQLVTDYILDEIKKGNYTVGDKLPSEREIMETLSVGRSSVREAMRSLSDMNVLEKRMGIGVFVKQTEVNHLVDSYVVSALLDSKVSKELLEFRLMLEVEVCGKAAEVATEEDLHRMELGLQMHREAIRFNRPTLEADLTFHGAIVAAAKNYVLSKVYESIADLLKTIREELLSKEDKYKSYSYHEKIFEAIRTRDVEAARATMRAHLLDVAEDYGKMRKEES, from the coding sequence ATGTCGAAGACAGTGACCCAGTTGGTAACCGATTACATCTTAGATGAGATTAAAAAAGGAAACTACACGGTTGGTGATAAACTCCCCTCGGAACGAGAGATCATGGAAACTCTGTCTGTCGGAAGATCGTCCGTTAGGGAAGCGATGAGAAGTCTCTCGGATATGAATGTCTTGGAAAAACGGATGGGCATCGGCGTGTTTGTGAAGCAAACTGAGGTGAATCATCTAGTGGATTCTTATGTGGTATCTGCGTTACTCGATAGCAAGGTTTCGAAAGAATTACTTGAGTTTCGTCTGATGCTTGAGGTCGAGGTTTGTGGGAAGGCGGCGGAAGTAGCGACGGAGGAAGATTTACACAGAATGGAGTTAGGGTTGCAGATGCATCGCGAGGCCATTCGATTCAATCGTCCTACGTTAGAGGCGGATCTTACGTTTCATGGAGCCATTGTGGCTGCCGCGAAAAACTATGTTCTCTCTAAGGTTTACGAGTCGATTGCCGATCTTTTGAAGACGATTCGTGAGGAATTGTTGTCAAAAGAGGATAAGTATAAGAGTTACAGCTACCATGAGAAGATTTTTGAGGCTATTCGAACTCGAGATGTGGAAGCGGCACGGGCTACCATGAGAGCTCACTTGCTAGATGTAGCAGAGGACTATGGAAAGATGCGGAAGGAGGAATCGTAG